The proteins below are encoded in one region of Micromonospora sp. DSM 45708:
- a CDS encoding YbaK/EbsC family protein, whose amino-acid sequence MQSQPHPNVQAVQRALDEAGARDGSGHASAVRLLPAAVHTAAAAASALGVDVGAIANSLVFDADGRPLLVLTSGAHRVDTAGLAATLGVTHLRRATPDFVKRHTGQVIGGVAPVGHPGPLRTLVDTALEGYPELWAAGGVPQAVFPTTYAELLRITGGDPAGVA is encoded by the coding sequence ATGCAGTCACAGCCACATCCGAACGTGCAGGCGGTGCAGCGGGCGCTCGACGAGGCGGGGGCGCGGGACGGGTCCGGCCACGCCAGCGCCGTCCGGCTGCTGCCCGCGGCGGTGCACACCGCCGCCGCGGCGGCCTCGGCGCTCGGCGTCGACGTCGGCGCCATCGCCAACTCGCTGGTCTTCGACGCGGACGGCAGGCCGCTGCTGGTGCTCACCTCCGGCGCGCACCGGGTGGACACCGCCGGGCTGGCCGCCACGCTGGGCGTGACCCACCTGCGCCGGGCCACCCCCGACTTCGTCAAGCGGCACACCGGCCAGGTGATCGGCGGGGTCGCCCCGGTCGGCCACCCCGGGCCGCTGCGCACCCTGGTCGACACCGCCCTCGAGGGGTACCCCGAGCTGTGGGCGGCCGGCGGCGTGCCGCAGGCGGTGTTCCCCACCACGTACGCGGAACTGCTGCGGATCACCGGCGGCGACCCGGCCGGGGTGGCGTGA